A part of Solenopsis invicta isolate M01_SB chromosome 2, UNIL_Sinv_3.0, whole genome shotgun sequence genomic DNA contains:
- the LOC105199030 gene encoding zinc metalloproteinase nas-4, which yields MLCRRLVTLAWTLLALITLTSAWPAFRKRDRDARRFDNFEESFDVLSAYLNNFRRSFYGFPSNETGKKVAEWRKSMDVNPEELGEYMEGDILFPPITRRNGLRKIYAQWPNGVVPFIISPYFNAQQRQLIYDAMEHFHKFTCIRFKQYTGEESDFIRITSSNTGCWSAVGRIGGPQDINLQVPGCMVKIGTVIHEFMHTLGFLHEQSRWDRDEFVDILWDNIVRGREHNFNKSTKEITTTFGVGYDYGSVMHYSSTAFSINNQSKTIVPKKKLNSSIFDLISGIFQDNNEVKLGQREGLSKKDILKIRRMYKCGNFTE from the exons ATGTTGTGTCGACGACTAGTCACCCTCGCGTGGACGCTCCTCGCTTTGATAACGCTGACGTCGGCGTGGCCGGCCTTTCGTAAACGAGATCGAGACGCTCGTCGCTTTGACAACTTCGAGGAAAGCTTTGATGTACTGTCCGCTTACCTAAACAACTTCAGAAGGTCGTTCTATGGTTTCCCGAGCAACGAGACCGGAAAAAAGGTGGCAGAGTGGCGCAAAAGTATGGACGTGAATCCGGAGGAGCTTGGCGAGTACATGGAAGGAGATATCCTGTTTCCACCAATCACCAGAAGAAACGGTCTCAGAAAAATTTACGCCCAGTGGCCCAACGGCGTCGTTCCCTTCATCATTAGCCCTTATTTCA ACGCGCAGCAGCGGCAACTTATATACGACGCAATGGAACACTTTCACAAGTTCACGTGCATCAGATTTAAGCAGTACACAGGTGAGGAAAGCGATTTCATCAGAATCACGTCCAGTAACACGGGATGTTGGAGCGCCGTGGGTAGGATCGGCGGACCGCAGGACATAAACCTTCAGGTGCCCGGTTGCATGGTGAAAATAGGAACGGTGATACATGAATTCATGCATACCCTCGGCTTCTTACACGAGCAAAGCAGATGGGATCGAGACGAATTTGTAGACATTCTGTGGGATAATATCGTGAGAG GTCGggaacataattttaataaatctaccAAAGAGATCACCACCACCTTCGGCGTTGGTTACGATTACGGCAGCGTGATGCACTACTCGTCAACGGCGTTCTCCATAAACAATCAATCGAAAACCATCGTGCCCAAA AAAAAACTGAACAGCAGCATTTTCGATCTTATTAGCGGAATCTTCCAGGATAACAACGAAGTAAAGCTCGGTCAACGAGAAGGATTGAGCAAGAAAGACATTTTGAAAATCAGGAGGATGTACAAATGCGGCAATTTCACGGAATAG